From a region of the Callospermophilus lateralis isolate mCalLat2 unplaced genomic scaffold, mCalLat2.hap1 Scaffold_52, whole genome shotgun sequence genome:
- the LOC143387240 gene encoding zinc finger protein 280D-like: MGENPFQPKDNLKMAELFMECEEEELEPWQKKVKEVEDDDDDEPIFVGEISSSKPAISNILNRVNPSSYSRGIKNGILSQGITAAFKPTSQHYTNPTSNPVAASPVNFHPESRSSDSYVIVQLFSKPVSVFEIT; this comes from the exons ATGGGCGAAAACCCTTTTCAACCAAAAG ataatttaaaaatggcaGAACTCTTTATGGAATGTGAAGAAGAAGAACTGGAACCATGGCAGAAGAAAGTAAAAGAAGttgaggatgatgatgatgatgagccCATCTTTGTTGGAGAGAtatcgagttcaaaaccagcaatTTCCA atattttgaacagagtTAACCCCAGCTCATATTCAAGGGGAATAAAGAATGGCATACTCAGTCAAG gTATTACTGCTGCATTCAAGCCTACAAGTCAACACTATACGAACCCAACATCAAATCCAGTGGCTGCCTCGCCAGTAAATTTTCATCCTGAATCTAGATCTTCAGATAGCTATGTTATTGTtcagcttttttctaaacctgTAAGTGTTTTTGAAATTACATAG